In Octopus bimaculoides isolate UCB-OBI-ISO-001 chromosome 28, ASM119413v2, whole genome shotgun sequence, the following are encoded in one genomic region:
- the LOC106875124 gene encoding probable palmitoyltransferase ZDHHC24 yields MVWREDMSQAYRRHSWPLKIVDRVFLLVFLFGGLLLTWYEGFLILPTYYSEVSFIVVVHVVVFVMLISHIYANMILLVLTDTSVRCRTHLPLVSQTWRFCQDCDAHVPARSHHCLNCNVCILRHDHHCWFTGCCIGYRNQRYFCVMLLYMFIMALYCNLFNYEFVCRLKGPLGFFNIISFAMPHVGWVLGYYDAYTFFVTTMSAIGFLLLLLFVWSLKNQAKQILYGQTQYEYKKKITCFDMGFKHNFNNVFGPHWFLVLIFPWIKSKLPGDGFVFQMKNT; encoded by the exons ATGGTTTGGCGCGAAG atATGTCACAAGCCTACAGGAGGCATTCATGGCCCTTAAAAATCGTTGACCGAGTTTTCTTATTGGTTTTCCTCTTTGGAGGGCTTCTGCTGACGTGGTACGAAGGTTTTCTCATTCTGCCAACCTACTATTCCGAAGTGTCCTTTATCGTCGTCGTGCATGTTGTTGTTTTCGTCATGCTTATTTCACATATCTATGCAAACATGATTCTTTTAGTGCTGACGGACACATCAGTGAGGTGTCGCACTCACTTGCCTCTGGTCAGTCAAACCTGGAGATTTTGCCAGGACTGCGACGCTCACGTGCCAGCTCGCTCACATCACTGCCTCAACTGCAACGTCTGCATCCTTCGGCACGACCACCACTGCTGGTTCACTGGCTGCTGCATTGGCTACCGAAACCAACGATATTTCTGTGTCATGCTGCTGTATATGTTCATCATGGCCCTTTACTGTAACCTTTTCAACTACGAGTTTGTGTGCCGACTAAAGGGGCCTCTCGGCTTCTTCAACATCATTTCATTTGCGATGCCCCACGTTGGGTGGGTTTTGGGTTACTATGATGCATATACCTTTTTTGTTACTACAATGAGCGCCATTGGATTCCTACTTCTGCTCCTCTTCGTCTGGTCACTGAAAAACCAAGCCAAGCAGATCCTGTATGGACAGACACAGtatgaatacaaaaagaaaatcacatGCTTCGACATGGGTTTCAAACACAACTTCAACAATGTTTTTGGTCCACACTGGTTCCTAGTTCTCATCTTTCCCTGGATTAAGTCAAAACTTCCTGGAGATGGTTTTGTATTCCAAATGAAAAACACGTAA